A single window of Entomoplasma ellychniae DNA harbors:
- a CDS encoding Sua5/YciO/YrdC/YwlC family protein: MLNNLQISDAINRLLNQELVIIPTDTIFGISAIYSSSNINKINKIKKAKISKPLIVLISCTSQLEKLGIHEKLLLQEKITYIVETKNKTTLAIRMIKRKDIKKIVDSVGPIISTSVNFHGKETINTEKELIGFNKNIQVFFDKEPDDIHPSKIYNTITKLWVR; the protein is encoded by the coding sequence ATGTTAAATAACTTACAAATAAGTGATGCAATAAATAGACTTTTAAATCAAGAATTAGTTATTATTCCAACTGATACAATTTTTGGAATTTCAGCTATTTATTCAAGTTCTAACATCAATAAAATTAATAAAATTAAAAAAGCAAAAATATCCAAACCTCTTATTGTTTTAATAAGTTGTACTTCACAGCTTGAAAAATTAGGTATTCATGAAAAACTATTATTACAAGAAAAAATAACATATATTGTTGAAACAAAAAATAAAACTACTCTTGCAATAAGAATGATTAAAAGAAAAGATATAAAAAAAATAGTTGATTCAGTAGGACCAATAATATCAACAAGTGTAAACTTTCATGGCAAAGAAACTATAAATACAGAAAAGGAATTAATTGGATTTAATAAAAACATTCAAGTTTTTTTTGATAAAGAACCAGATGACATACACCCATCTAAAATTTATAATACAATTACAAAATTATGAGTAAGATAA
- the prmC gene encoding peptide chain release factor N(5)-glutamine methyltransferase produces the protein MIIKSAIQAYELIKNDFTIFSKSDAYELIEHISKKKYDLLVLNPNEDLQVNFFRKYLKIKVKLKKGVPIAYITKNKMFCGLNFKINNKVLIPRNESELIVQYACNFLKNKKNIKVLDLCCGSGCIGISTVYLNWKSINKITFTDISKAALKITKQNHKLLNLKNNVKFIKGDFLDPFINKEKFDLILCNPPYIKYGDLNISDSVFKYEPHKSLFAKEEGLYFYKKMFANIEKLVDISKPFNIIFEIGWDQKEKLEKLISLNPNIKYEFKQDFSKLWRNLIISNK, from the coding sequence ATGATAATTAAAAGTGCAATTCAAGCTTATGAGTTAATTAAGAATGATTTTACTATTTTTTCAAAGTCTGATGCTTATGAGTTAATTGAACATATTTCTAAAAAAAAATATGATCTTTTGGTTTTAAATCCTAATGAAGATTTACAAGTAAATTTTTTTCGTAAATATTTAAAAATAAAAGTAAAACTTAAAAAGGGTGTGCCGATAGCTTACATAACTAAAAATAAAATGTTTTGTGGTTTAAATTTTAAGATAAATAACAAAGTTTTAATTCCAAGAAATGAAAGTGAATTAATTGTTCAGTATGCTTGTAACTTTTTAAAAAACAAAAAAAATATTAAAGTATTAGATCTATGTTGTGGAAGCGGTTGTATTGGAATAAGCACTGTTTATTTAAATTGAAAAAGTATTAATAAAATAACTTTTACAGATATTTCAAAAGCTGCTTTAAAAATAACAAAACAAAATCATAAGTTATTAAATCTAAAAAATAATGTTAAATTTATAAAAGGTGATTTTTTAGACCCTTTTATTAATAAAGAAAAATTTGATTTAATTTTATGTAATCCCCCGTATATAAAGTATGGAGATTTAAATATTTCTGATAGCGTTTTTAAGTATGAACCACATAAATCTTTATTTGCAAAAGAAGAAGGTTTGTATTTTTACAAGAAAATGTTTGCTAATATAGAAAAATTAGTAGACATATCTAAACCATTTAATATAATTTTTGAAATTGGTTGAGATCAAAAAGAAAAATTAGAAAAATTGATATCATTAAATCCAAATATAAAATACGAGTTTAAACAAGACTTTTCAAAACTTTGAAGAAATCTTATAATAAGTAATAAGTAG
- the prfA gene encoding peptide chain release factor 1, protein MNPKTLEALEAMQKRVHQIDESLQSSEVISDVKKFTPLNKERASLIEVVDEYIKYNEVIKNIEEAKQIISEEKDPEMLELAKMELSENEKIERKIVAIIEEMLLPKNPNDDKNVIIEIRGAAGGDEANIFAGDLMRMYRIYSEKQNWKINILESSSSEAGGFSQISFMVKGEKVYSKLKFESGAHRVQRIPKTDTKGRIQTSTATVAVLPEIDEVEIEIKNSDLRIDTYRSSGAGGQSVNTTDSAVRVTHIPTGIVAASQDERSQYANKDLAMAMLRARVYEAEVEKQQAQADATRKNAVGTGARSEKIRTYNYPQNRVTDHRIGLTLNKLNQVMEGNIEEFIIALVNEEQRAIVEEQLKQNDN, encoded by the coding sequence ATGAACCCTAAAACATTAGAAGCATTGGAAGCAATGCAAAAAAGAGTTCATCAAATAGATGAGAGTTTACAATCTTCAGAAGTTATTTCGGATGTTAAAAAATTTACACCCTTAAATAAAGAAAGAGCATCTTTAATTGAAGTTGTTGATGAGTATATTAAATACAATGAAGTAATAAAGAATATTGAAGAAGCTAAACAAATAATTAGTGAAGAAAAAGATCCAGAAATGCTAGAGTTAGCAAAAATGGAATTAAGTGAAAACGAAAAAATTGAAAGAAAAATAGTTGCAATAATTGAAGAAATGCTGCTTCCTAAAAACCCGAATGATGACAAAAATGTAATTATTGAAATTAGAGGAGCAGCTGGTGGAGATGAAGCTAATATCTTTGCTGGTGACTTAATGAGAATGTATAGAATTTATTCTGAAAAACAAAATTGAAAAATAAATATACTAGAGTCATCTTCTTCTGAAGCTGGTGGTTTTTCACAAATTTCATTTATGGTTAAAGGTGAAAAAGTTTATTCTAAACTTAAATTTGAGTCAGGTGCGCATCGAGTACAAAGAATACCAAAAACAGACACTAAAGGAAGAATACAAACATCAACTGCTACAGTTGCTGTTTTACCTGAAATTGATGAAGTAGAAATTGAAATTAAAAACTCAGACCTTAGAATTGATACTTATAGATCATCTGGAGCAGGTGGGCAAAGTGTTAATACAACAGATTCAGCTGTTAGAGTTACTCATATTCCAACAGGAATTGTAGCAGCTTCACAAGATGAAAGAAGTCAATATGCAAATAAAGATTTAGCTATGGCTATGCTTCGAGCAAGAGTTTATGAAGCTGAAGTTGAAAAACAACAAGCCCAAGCTGACGCAACTAGAAAAAACGCCGTTGGAACTGGGGCTAGAAGTGAAAAAATTAGAACTTATAATTACCCTCAAAATAGAGTAACAGATCATAGAATAGGATTAACACTTAATAAACTAAATCAAGTTATGGAAGGAAATATTGAAGAATTTATTATTGCTTTAGTTAACGAGGAACAAAGAGCAATAGTTGAAGAACAATTAAAGCAAAATGATAATTAA
- a CDS encoding thymidine kinase — protein sequence MIPKNEFNIPKNNLGWIELITGCMFAGKTEEFIKRLNRHAYAKKNIITFKPIIDDRYSKENVASHSGTKLISSPVKDTNELKKIFAKQNAINPIDVVGIDEVQFFDEAIVDYVNELADSGIIVIVTGLDKDFKCVPFKNVDRLLPLAEMVDKLTAICVKCGNFANRTQRIIDGKPAKWSSPLILVDGNDSYEARCRNCYILNKEK from the coding sequence ATGATACCTAAAAATGAATTTAATATACCTAAAAACAATTTAGGTTGAATAGAACTAATAACTGGATGTATGTTTGCTGGTAAGACAGAAGAGTTTATAAAAAGGTTAAATAGACATGCATATGCGAAAAAGAATATTATAACTTTTAAACCAATAATTGATGATAGATATTCAAAAGAAAATGTTGCTTCTCATTCTGGAACTAAACTAATATCTAGTCCTGTTAAAGATACAAATGAATTAAAAAAAATTTTTGCTAAACAAAATGCCATTAATCCTATTGATGTTGTTGGTATTGATGAAGTTCAATTCTTTGACGAAGCAATAGTTGATTATGTTAATGAATTAGCAGATAGTGGAATAATTGTTATAGTTACTGGACTAGACAAAGATTTTAAATGTGTCCCTTTCAAAAATGTTGATAGATTACTACCATTAGCTGAAATGGTTGATAAGTTGACAGCGATTTGTGTAAAGTGTGGAAACTTTGCAAACCGAACACAAAGAATTATAGATGGAAAACCAGCTAAATGGTCGTCTCCTTTAATATTAGTTGATGGGAACGACAGCTATGAAGCAAGATGTAGAAATTGTTATATTTTAAACAAGGAGAAATAA
- a CDS encoding DHH family phosphoesterase translates to MHKLLINKIKKYKSIIIAKHVKPDWDAQGSSMGLAYLIQQNFPEKQIYIPGDRLDDNKDFLANELTDEIIKVSLVITVDTAVKERIDFNKFDLAKETFKIDHHINIDSYADFEIVDENAIACTQVITLWANKMKLKWCAEAANNLYKGLLTDSGRFLFPNTKASTFEAARILLENGTNLKKIHDSLYVSDLKKKQYLNYAFSKLEVTKEGVGWIIINKADQKLWNYNYEDYKSALGTMSGLNEIKIWALIIELEDEIKVSLRSRDFEIDKVANKYSGGGHKLASGCKLNKIEDYKKLVIDLKKVIKEGNK, encoded by the coding sequence ATGCATAAGTTATTAATAAATAAAATTAAAAAATATAAATCTATAATAATTGCTAAACATGTTAAGCCAGATTGAGATGCGCAAGGTAGTTCAATGGGATTAGCCTATTTAATTCAACAGAACTTTCCAGAAAAACAAATATATATTCCTGGTGATAGATTAGATGATAATAAAGATTTTTTAGCTAATGAACTTACAGATGAAATAATTAAAGTATCTTTAGTTATAACTGTTGATACAGCAGTTAAAGAGAGGATTGACTTTAATAAGTTTGACTTAGCAAAAGAAACATTTAAAATTGATCATCACATTAATATTGACTCATATGCTGATTTTGAAATAGTTGATGAGAATGCAATTGCTTGTACTCAAGTTATAACTTTGTGAGCTAATAAAATGAAACTTAAATGATGTGCAGAAGCTGCTAATAATCTTTACAAAGGACTTTTAACAGATAGTGGTAGATTTTTATTTCCTAATACTAAAGCTTCAACTTTTGAAGCTGCAAGAATACTATTAGAAAATGGTACTAACTTAAAAAAAATTCATGATAGTTTATATGTTTCTGACTTAAAGAAAAAACAGTACTTAAATTATGCTTTCTCAAAACTTGAAGTTACAAAAGAAGGTGTTGGTTGAATTATAATAAATAAAGCAGATCAAAAACTCTGAAATTATAATTATGAAGACTATAAATCTGCTTTAGGAACAATGAGTGGCTTAAATGAAATTAAAATTTGAGCATTAATCATTGAACTAGAAGATGAAATAAAAGTTTCATTAAGAAGTAGAGATTTTGAAATTGATAAAGTAGCAAACAAATATAGTGGTGGTGGTCATAAACTTGCTAGTGGATGTAAACTAAATAAAATAGAAGATTACAAAAAACTTGTAATTGATCTTAAAAAAGTTATTAAAGAAGGAAATAAGTAA
- the rpmE gene encoding 50S ribosomal protein L31 — protein sequence MPKKDIQPKYFEEAKFTCTTCSNKFICGTTRKEEVRVDVCSNCHPFYSGATNFANTTGRVEQFKSKFARKDEINTSVQEASKKQKQENKSKDKK from the coding sequence ATGCCAAAAAAGGATATTCAACCAAAATACTTTGAAGAAGCAAAATTTACTTGTACAACTTGTTCAAATAAATTTATTTGTGGAACAACTAGAAAAGAAGAGGTAAGGGTTGACGTTTGTTCAAACTGTCACCCATTCTATTCAGGAGCTACAAACTTTGCTAACACAACAGGGCGTGTTGAACAATTTAAATCTAAATTTGCAAGAAAAGACGAAATTAATACATCTGTTCAGGAAGCATCTAAAAAGCAAAAACAAGAAAATAAATCAAAAGACAAAAAATAG
- the fba gene encoding class II fructose-1,6-bisphosphate aldolase yields MTRIYSKRLVNATAMVKAAHENKYAIGHFNINNLEWTKAILEAAQVSNTPVILGTSEGAIKYMGGPITVVGMVNGLLEELNISVPVALHLDHGQSIEMAKKCILAGYSSIMFDGSHLPYEENLAKTKEILIFANEHEVSVEAEIGSIGGEEDGVVGNGELGDPIQAAEISKTGIAMLAAGIGNIHGKYPEWWTGLSFDTLKDLQAACNMPMVLHGGSGIPQDQVIKAISLGISKINVNTELQLAFRDATRKYIEAGKDLDDASKGFDPRKLLNPGYQALKETFNELTGWFGCQGKA; encoded by the coding sequence ATGACAAGAATTTATAGTAAAAGATTAGTTAATGCTACTGCTATGGTTAAAGCAGCTCATGAAAATAAATATGCAATTGGACACTTCAATATCAATAACTTAGAATGAACTAAAGCTATTTTAGAAGCTGCTCAAGTTTCAAACACACCAGTAATATTAGGGACAAGTGAAGGTGCTATTAAATATATGGGTGGCCCAATTACAGTTGTAGGAATGGTTAATGGACTGTTAGAAGAATTAAATATATCAGTTCCAGTTGCTTTACACTTAGACCATGGTCAATCAATTGAAATGGCTAAAAAATGTATTTTAGCTGGTTATTCATCAATTATGTTCGATGGATCTCATTTACCTTATGAAGAAAATCTAGCTAAAACAAAAGAAATTTTAATTTTTGCTAATGAACACGAAGTTTCAGTTGAAGCAGAAATTGGTTCAATTGGTGGGGAAGAGGATGGAGTTGTTGGTAATGGTGAACTTGGTGATCCAATACAAGCAGCAGAAATTTCTAAAACAGGAATTGCAATGTTAGCAGCCGGAATTGGAAACATTCATGGTAAATACCCAGAATGATGAACAGGGTTATCATTTGATACTTTAAAAGATTTACAAGCAGCATGTAACATGCCTATGGTGTTACATGGTGGAAGTGGAATTCCTCAAGATCAAGTTATTAAAGCTATTTCATTAGGAATCTCAAAAATCAATGTTAATACTGAATTGCAATTAGCTTTTAGAGATGCTACAAGAAAATATATTGAAGCTGGAAAAGATCTTGATGATGCATCAAAAGGATTTGACCCAAGAAAATTATTAAATCCAGGTTACCAAGCGTTAAAAGAAACTTTTAATGAATTAACTGGTTGATTTGGGTGCCAAGGTAAAGCTTAA
- a CDS encoding ABC transporter permease has product MKLNNLNFKNQSSIFKNLNLLVFKSFIKDSRNYVFMIIMPIFLTTIFFYVFDKRGATVFSYALLPCLTIITSLTPSIVEWKNSVFLKRIDITGVKKSMFIASVWFVYLLAGIVCYLIILVYGLILASVSLKGKDFIEFQHMFSTIKYGYLVLSIFLVCITSIAIATFLGGLANAPGAIQGIVMIVYFITMFLSGVMLPPQLIYSSKVLVIATYLIPHKYCVFLYLHAMNPGGWKDIVKIMPTQNPMSFQGAYNSFTHSWQPIIGSISALILLFIITIKTFKWTAKR; this is encoded by the coding sequence ATGAAATTAAATAATTTAAATTTTAAAAACCAAAGTAGTATTTTTAAAAACTTAAATCTACTTGTTTTTAAATCTTTTATAAAAGACTCAAGGAATTATGTATTCATGATAATTATGCCAATATTTTTAACAACAATATTTTTTTATGTTTTTGATAAAAGAGGGGCAACAGTTTTTAGTTATGCATTATTGCCTTGCTTAACAATCATAACATCTTTGACACCTTCAATAGTTGAATGAAAAAATTCAGTATTTTTAAAAAGAATAGATATTACTGGAGTAAAAAAAAGTATGTTTATTGCTTCAGTTTGATTTGTATACTTGTTGGCTGGTATAGTTTGTTATCTGATAATTTTAGTTTATGGATTAATATTGGCTTCAGTTTCTTTAAAAGGGAAAGATTTTATAGAATTTCAGCATATGTTTTCAACTATAAAATATGGATATTTAGTTTTGTCAATATTTTTAGTTTGTATAACTTCAATTGCAATTGCAACGTTTCTTGGAGGATTAGCTAATGCTCCAGGAGCAATACAGGGTATTGTAATGATAGTTTATTTTATTACAATGTTTTTATCTGGTGTGATGTTACCCCCACAATTAATATATTCAAGTAAAGTTTTAGTTATTGCTACATATCTTATTCCTCATAAATATTGTGTATTTTTATATTTGCATGCAATGAATCCTGGGGGTTGAAAAGATATAGTGAAAATCATGCCTACTCAAAATCCAATGTCATTTCAAGGTGCATATAATAGTTTTACACATTCTTGACAACCAATAATAGGATCAATATCAGCATTAATATTATTATTTATAATTACAATTAAAACATTTAAATGAACTGCAAAAAGATAA
- a CDS encoding ATP-binding cassette domain-containing protein, producing MSNIIEIKDLEKKFKEKIVFKNLNLNIKKGEKVAIMGSNGCGKTTLVEMIAQFDKPTSGEIKINIQGNFKNEIGIQLQTGEWPSGVTPQDMLIFYRSVYPKFTPEWEKEISTVFDIQDFIKTPLKKLSGGQRQRFNAMISVMNNPQIVILDELTTGLDMELQNKIIDFFSKKLTELKQTLLLVSHHPEEAEILCNRIIIIAEQKIFFDEKIKDVMKKYGSLRSVMNLFFKGELKNEIK from the coding sequence ATGTCAAATATTATTGAAATAAAAGATCTAGAAAAAAAATTTAAAGAAAAAATTGTTTTTAAAAATTTAAACCTTAATATTAAAAAAGGTGAAAAAGTAGCTATTATGGGTTCTAATGGGTGTGGTAAAACGACTTTAGTCGAAATGATTGCACAATTTGATAAACCTACTAGCGGAGAAATAAAAATAAACATTCAAGGAAATTTTAAAAATGAAATAGGCATTCAACTTCAAACTGGTGAGTGACCATCTGGAGTCACTCCACAAGATATGCTAATTTTTTATAGAAGCGTTTATCCAAAATTCACACCAGAGTGAGAAAAAGAAATTTCCACTGTTTTTGATATTCAAGATTTTATAAAAACACCATTAAAAAAGTTATCAGGTGGTCAAAGACAAAGGTTCAATGCGATGATATCTGTTATGAATAATCCTCAAATAGTCATACTTGATGAATTAACTACTGGATTGGATATGGAGTTACAAAATAAAATAATAGATTTTTTCAGCAAAAAATTAACTGAACTTAAACAAACACTATTATTAGTTTCTCACCATCCTGAAGAAGCAGAAATTTTGTGCAACAGAATTATAATTATAGCTGAGCAAAAAATATTTTTTGATGAAAAAATAAAAGATGTTATGAAAAAGTATGGTTCCTTAAGATCTGTAATGAATTTATTTTTTAAAGGAGAATTGAAAAATGAAATTAAATAA
- a CDS encoding GNAT family N-acetyltransferase, with the protein MRIKIVKPQIKYLNQLEELKNDFIFSGESVDGVQGSADLLDFKNTIDWIDFVNKGVGKNNWVSFRQFLAVDETDSLLGLINLRLSLNDYLLNYGGHIGYAVSPKHRNKGVASKMLFQVLQICKKEKIDQVLITCLDTNLASEKVIIKNGGVLEDVRSNGKHNYKRFWIK; encoded by the coding sequence ATGAGAATAAAAATAGTAAAACCACAAATTAAATACTTAAATCAATTAGAAGAATTAAAAAATGATTTTATTTTTTCTGGCGAATCAGTTGATGGGGTCCAAGGTTCAGCTGATTTATTAGATTTTAAAAATACTATTGACTGAATTGATTTTGTAAATAAAGGTGTTGGTAAAAATAATTGAGTGTCTTTTAGACAGTTTTTAGCAGTTGATGAAACAGATAGTTTGTTAGGTTTAATAAATTTGCGACTTTCTCTTAATGACTATCTTTTAAATTATGGTGGGCATATTGGTTATGCTGTTTCTCCCAAACATAGGAATAAAGGTGTTGCAAGCAAAATGCTTTTTCAAGTATTGCAAATTTGCAAAAAAGAAAAAATTGATCAAGTTTTAATTACTTGCTTAGATACAAATTTAGCATCAGAAAAAGTTATTATTAAAAATGGTGGGGTTTTAGAAGATGTTCGCAGTAATGGAAAACACAATTATAAAAGATTTTGAATAAAATAA
- a CDS encoding CTP synthase: MAKYIFITGGVVSGLGKGITASSLGTILKASGVKVYMQKFDPYLNVDPGTMSPYQHGEVFVTEDGGETDLDLGHYERFIDVNLSKFSSNSAGRIYKDAINAERRGDWGGQTIQVVPHITNSIKNKVYQAAKTSGADVVITEIGGTVGDIESQPFIEAIRQIRMEEGKENVIFIHVALLVYLQTSKEYKTKPIQMSVKELLSLGIQPDIVVQRTDKPSSGDIKNKISLFCNIPSSHVIDAVDRSSIYEVPIDMFDQNLHEIVIKQLNLKTTKTNLQPWVNFVEKIKKSSEEFEVTFVGKYIELQDAYLSVIESLKIAGYEYNRKLKINWIQADNMTQENYEEILKSSKGILVPGGFGDRGIEGMILAAKYARENNIPYLGICLGMQIATISYARDVAGLKSAHSTEFDQHTKQPVFDFIKGIDIENLGGTLRLGLYETQVKKNTLLEKLYEKLNFSERHRHRYEFNNEFKTKLEQAGLVFSGIYKELNLVEVVELPNHKFYIGCQFHPEFTSRPNKPNPLFRGFVEAIVKE; the protein is encoded by the coding sequence ATGGCAAAATATATTTTTATTACAGGAGGAGTTGTTTCTGGTCTTGGAAAAGGAATTACAGCATCTTCTTTAGGGACTATTTTAAAAGCAAGTGGAGTTAAAGTTTATATGCAAAAATTTGACCCATATTTAAATGTTGATCCAGGAACAATGAGTCCATACCAACATGGTGAGGTTTTTGTGACTGAAGATGGTGGAGAAACTGATTTAGATTTAGGGCACTATGAAAGATTTATTGATGTAAATTTATCTAAATTTTCATCCAACTCAGCTGGTAGAATATATAAAGATGCTATTAATGCTGAAAGAAGAGGGGATTGAGGTGGCCAAACAATACAAGTTGTACCACACATCACTAATTCAATTAAAAACAAAGTTTATCAAGCAGCTAAAACAAGTGGTGCTGATGTGGTTATAACTGAAATCGGTGGAACTGTTGGTGATATTGAATCACAACCCTTTATTGAGGCTATTAGACAAATAAGAATGGAAGAGGGAAAAGAAAACGTAATTTTTATTCATGTTGCTTTACTTGTTTATTTACAAACTTCAAAAGAATATAAAACTAAACCAATTCAAATGTCAGTAAAAGAGTTATTGTCATTAGGTATTCAACCAGATATTGTTGTTCAAAGAACTGATAAACCTTCATCAGGTGATATAAAAAATAAAATTTCGTTATTTTGTAATATACCATCATCACATGTAATTGATGCGGTTGACAGAAGTTCTATATATGAAGTTCCAATTGACATGTTTGATCAAAATCTTCATGAAATAGTAATAAAACAATTAAACTTAAAAACAACAAAAACAAATCTTCAACCATGAGTTAATTTTGTTGAAAAAATAAAAAAATCTTCTGAAGAATTTGAAGTTACTTTTGTTGGTAAGTACATTGAATTACAAGATGCTTATCTTTCTGTTATTGAATCACTAAAAATTGCTGGTTATGAATATAATAGGAAACTGAAAATTAATTGAATTCAAGCTGATAATATGACTCAAGAAAACTATGAAGAAATTTTAAAATCTTCAAAAGGTATTTTAGTACCAGGAGGATTTGGAGACAGAGGGATTGAAGGGATGATTCTTGCTGCTAAGTATGCAAGAGAAAATAACATTCCATATTTAGGTATATGTTTAGGCATGCAAATTGCTACAATATCTTATGCAAGAGATGTTGCTGGATTAAAATCTGCACACTCAACTGAATTTGATCAACACACAAAACAACCTGTTTTTGATTTTATAAAAGGTATTGATATAGAAAATCTTGGAGGAACTTTAAGATTAGGTCTTTATGAAACTCAAGTTAAAAAAAATACTCTATTAGAAAAACTTTATGAAAAATTAAATTTTTCAGAACGTCATCGTCATAGATACGAATTTAATAATGAGTTCAAAACAAAACTTGAACAAGCTGGATTAGTGTTTTCTGGAATTTACAAAGAACTTAATTTAGTCGAGGTTGTTGAACTACCAAATCATAAATTTTATATAGGTTGTCAGTTCCACCCTGAATTTACTTCAAGACCCAATAAACCAAACCCATTGTTTAGAGGTTTTGTAGAAGCAATTGTTAAAGAATAA
- the rpoE gene encoding DNA-directed RNA polymerase subunit delta yields MTNKQNIDLAYDFLKKAKGPCKLLEVWEGIKAQVINNKSDENETIADLYSEMILDSRFALSKTQGWTVADGKKVENIKTELKITPKKPKDKSEEDSIDDEDEDLEVYDELFVEEEEEETIQVFYNEDED; encoded by the coding sequence ATGACAAATAAACAAAATATTGATTTAGCGTACGATTTTTTAAAAAAAGCAAAGGGTCCATGTAAATTATTGGAAGTTTGAGAAGGAATTAAAGCTCAGGTTATTAACAACAAATCAGATGAAAACGAAACAATTGCTGATTTATATAGCGAAATGATTTTAGATAGTAGATTTGCTTTAAGTAAAACGCAAGGTTGAACTGTTGCTGATGGTAAAAAAGTTGAAAACATCAAAACAGAATTAAAAATAACCCCTAAAAAACCAAAAGATAAATCAGAAGAAGACTCTATTGATGATGAAGACGAGGACTTAGAAGTCTATGATGAACTTTTTGTTGAAGAAGAGGAAGAAGAAACTATTCAAGTTTTTTATAACGAAGACGAAGATTAA
- a CDS encoding HD domain-containing protein — protein MQKVFRDSVHGDIFFEKDMFVEILNTPEMQRLRRIFQLGGSQFAFSSATHTRFMHCIGVYEVVNQFINLSQFNSIDEKEKDLIKLAGLMHDIGHGPFSHTFEKVSNKSHEEYSAEIISNKKGNIRPILEKYQINPDEVISILKGKHPKKQLNLLISSQLDADRIDYLKRDSYNCGVNYASLDTSFLIRNAKLIDDKIVYPIKTVYAIESYLLGRYHMYKQVYEHKASIAFDTHFRTLFLRLKDLYDLNFKFKEKRISKYFYSMFDRGEIPVDLYLELDDMTTIDIIKNLVKENDEILSDLANRILNRQFFNFKVADEFKAKEIKNKLKAKGLDLKYYFIEFKPKKTLIYKDGVIDGKDQSIYIQDWNGKIKSFNEFSLLANTIKEIEHEKIAKKYLFPKEMV, from the coding sequence ATGCAAAAAGTTTTTAGAGATAGTGTACATGGAGATATATTTTTTGAAAAAGATATGTTTGTCGAAATATTAAATACACCTGAAATGCAAAGACTTAGAAGAATTTTTCAACTAGGTGGTTCACAATTTGCTTTTTCGAGTGCTACACACACAAGATTTATGCATTGTATAGGTGTTTATGAAGTTGTAAACCAATTTATAAATCTTTCTCAATTCAATTCTATAGATGAAAAAGAAAAAGACTTGATTAAGTTAGCTGGTTTAATGCATGATATTGGTCATGGTCCCTTTTCTCACACATTTGAAAAAGTTTCAAATAAAAGTCACGAAGAATATAGCGCAGAAATAATTTCAAACAAGAAAGGAAACATACGACCAATATTAGAAAAATACCAAATAAATCCTGATGAGGTTATTTCCATTCTTAAAGGTAAACACCCTAAAAAACAATTAAATTTATTAATAAGTAGTCAACTAGACGCAGACAGAATTGATTATTTAAAGCGTGACTCTTATAATTGTGGAGTGAACTATGCTTCTTTAGATACTAGTTTTTTAATTCGCAATGCAAAACTTATAGATGATAAAATTGTCTATCCCATTAAAACTGTTTATGCAATTGAATCTTATTTATTGGGAAGATATCACATGTACAAACAAGTTTATGAACACAAAGCATCAATAGCTTTTGACACACATTTCAGAACCTTATTTTTAAGGTTAAAAGATTTATATGATCTAAATTTTAAATTTAAAGAAAAAAGAATTAGTAAATACTTTTATTCAATGTTTGATCGTGGAGAAATACCAGTAGATCTATATTTAGAATTAGATGATATGACAACAATTGATATTATTAAAAATCTTGTTAAAGAGAATGATGAAATTCTTTCAGACTTAGCAAATAGAATTTTAAATAGACAATTTTTTAATTTTAAAGTTGCTGATGAATTTAAAGCAAAAGAAATAAAAAATAAACTTAAAGCAAAAGGTTTGGATTTAAAATACTACTTTATAGAATTTAAACCTAAAAAAACTTTAATATATAAAGACGGAGTAATTGATGGTAAAGATCAAAGTATTTACATTCAAGATTGAAATGGTAAAATAAAATCTTTTAATGAATTTAGCTTATTAGCAAATACAATAAAAGAAATAGAGCATGAAAAAATTGCAAAAAAATACTTGTTTCCAAAAGAAATGGTTTAG